The genomic segment ACATGTATCTCTCatactctgctttattttctaatgtttttctgCTCTGTGCTTTAGTTTAGATTAATTGGTATTGGCTTGTGTTTGAAATTATTAATCCTATCTTATGCTTTGTCTGATATCCTCTAAATTCCTCTTTTGAATTCTGATTTTCAGGtattgtgggatttttttccataacactatttgtttctggtttttttaatagctttaatGGATATAATTGAAGTTCAAAAAAGTACACATATTTAATACATAGAATGTGATGCATTTGGACATATGCACACACCTGGGAAACCATCACCAAAGTCAAGGTGATAGACACAGTCATCACCTCTAAAAGTTTCCTCAcgtctctttgttttgttttcttggtctAAGAATACTTCCCATAAGATCTAACCTTTTCGCACATTTTAAGTAcacatttcagtatttttcatGATGGACAGTGCATTATACTGCAGATCTCGAGAAGTTGCTCATCTTGCGTAACTGAAGCTTTATACTCGTGGAACCAGAGCTTCctatccctcccccaccacccagagtcactTACACCTCAATGTCTTCTGTAGCACTCTGAACAACGGCCAAGATATGGacacagcccaaatgcccatcatcaGGTGAATGGTTACAGAAAATGTGGTGTATTCATACAATAAGGTATTAgtcaaccttaaaaaggaagaaattcctGACATTTGTGATATCATGGGTTAACCTGGgaacattgtgctgagtgaaatcagccagtcacgGCATGATTCCACTTAGCAGAGGTTTCTAAAACagcaaattcatagaaacagattATAGAGTGCTTCTGTTTAAATTTACTTAATTCTCTCTTGAAATATTTCATCTtagaatgttttctcttttttcttcaaattatttaatatgttaatCATAGTATTGTTTGAAACCTTTTTCTAACTCTCCATATAGCTCTTCTATGCTTTgtgctttttttgcattttttatactttctgaTTCTTGCCTATGAATACAAGTTTCATAGAAACTGCAGATTATGTTACTTTCCAAGGAGGAGGAAttcattttctctctaaaaaggcATCAAGGAAGAGAAGCTGTGTGTTACCTCAATTAGTAATCGACCTGAGactggactttggagtcagagtTCATTTTACTTTTGACTTGTTTCAGCTGTGTAGATTTCCCAAGGTGTTAAGATgtgcgtctctctctctctctctctccaccctttcTCACCTGCTCTTAAACACTGTAGAAAATTCAGTTTTAACTTTCTGGAGGTGTGAACTTAGCCTCTTGCCTTGTACATCTTCAAACTGCAGCAAATGCCTTGAAGGGGCTGGCCTTGTGCAGCACCCAGGCCTTTAGCTGTGGCGGGACATCACCAGCCAAGCACCAACAGCCTGGAAGATTTCACTCTGTCTTTCCAGCTCAGTCTGAATATCTAGAGTCTGAATCTCCTGGTGCTTCCGATAGAAAATTCTAGCCCTTCTGTGCCTGACTCAGAGCAGGATCAAAGCCTGGCAAATGTTTTCAGGATATACCTGCATTTGTTGCTGACTCCCCACCAGCAGGACCGTGTGTCTTCAAAGCACAGCAAGAATGCAGGAGATTTCAACCTGCCTCTGGGGCCCAAACCAGCTTCATGCACGCTCCACTCACGCCCTTCCCTCCAATTTCCTATGGGGCAAAATAACTGTGTTTAAGATTATGTATAATCCAGTCCATCTTTGAGCCTAAGTAAATGCTTACATACAGCtgcactgttttctcttttcacaaGTTCAGATTCAGTAGGTCCTCTTTTTAGTAGATCAAactatttaatatttgtattatttgggTCACCACCAAAAGTCCCTCCCTGATATCAGAAGTTCTCCATTTAAGTCTGTCCATCTATTATCTATTGTCTGTCTACCATTTATCTATTTACCTATTTATCCAacatctatcaatcatctatctgtccatctatctattatctacctatctatctatcacctatttatccatccatctattcctCCATCTATCCATCCCACTTTCCATCACCTATCATCCATTATCTGTCTCTATATCTGTCTATGTGTTTGATAACAGGTCTGCTCTGGCCCAGAATACGTCTAATGCCCTGAAAGGAAATATAATCATGTATGACAAAACCAGCAAAGTGCCTGCCAAAAGCTCTACTGGTTTCTGAGAGCTGGCAGAGATCTCCATGCACCATAGGCCTGCCTTTTCCAGAGTGCCCTGACTCAGTGCCATGAAAGTCAGCTCACTTCTCCATGTCTAGACCTCCCTGAGTTCTACACCAATCCAGTTTCTGTAATACCTATTTCATTTTATCAGTAGCTAAAACCTGTATCATGTCTTGCTTTTCTTGTTATTTCTGcgcaaaaattattttaatcacaaGCTACTCCATCATCCAGAAGTAAAAATATTCTATCATTTTGTAAGCAactttccctatgttttcttaactctttattttgatacattttaaacttctagaagagattttaaaataataaaaatttgcaaGAATAGGTAACTATCATTCGTGTCTCATATTTCATGTGGATACCTTGACTGTAGCTCTGTTTGTGATCATACATCCGTGACACAATTTCCAAGAAATTAGCTGTTTGCAGGTTaatgttatgttaaaaaaaaaaacgtagaTAAGATGGAGTCAAATTGGAGCATTTTTCCACATATGGACTTTTTTGCTGCCTCTTTCACGTCCTTATTCCTTAGGCTATAAATCAGTGGGTTTAGGAAGGGGATCACCAAAGTATAAAACACAGAAGAGACCTTCTCTTGTTCCAGGGAGTACTGAGAGCTTGGCTGGATGTAACTAAACGTCCCAGACCCGTAGAATAAGGTCACAGCAGTCAGGTGGGACACGCAAGTGGAGAAGGCTTTGCACCTCCCCTCAGCTGGGCGAATTCTCTGGACGGCAACAATGATGCGGATATAAGAGACCATGACGATGATGAAAGTGAACACTGCAATAATCCCAGAAAAGATCAAAAGCAGCATCTCATTGTTATGTGCATCAGAGCAAGAGAGCTTCAGAAGAGGGGGGATGTCACAGAAATAATGATTCACAATGTTTGGACCACAGAAGTCCAGTTGCAGCAGCCCTATCGTGTGTGTCAGTGCGTTAACGAGCCCTCCCAAGTAAGATGCCAGGACCATCTGAACACACACTTTTTGGGTCATGATGACTGTGTACAGCAAGGGACTAGCTATTGCTGCATAGCGGTCATAAGCCATCACAGACAGGAGGATGGCTTCCATGGTTGCATAGACTGCAAAAAGGAAACTCTGTAGAACACAGCCAGAGAACGTGCTGGACTTGTGTTCTGATAAGAAAGTGACCAGCATCTTAGGGGTAAGGACAGTAGAGTAGCAAATATCACAAAAAGAGAGGTTGCTGAGAAAGAAGTACATTGGAGTATGAAGCTGGGCATTTAACCCGATCAAGGCAATCATCCCCCAATTACCCACCAGGGTTGTGAAATAAATGAGGttgaaaagcaaaaagagagGAATCTGCAAATTAGGATTTTCAGTTAAACCCACGAGAAGGAATTCCTTCACAGCTGTGTGATTCCAACCTGGCATGCTTGCAGGGTTATTCAGCTCTTTAGTTGCAGAACAAAAGAATATCcctcagatgaaaaataaatgatgatttTCTCCACGATCCAGTATCCATCACAGCAAGGAGCATTTGGGTTTACCCTGTAGTTAGATGAAGAGAGGAAATGAACTTCAAGCAGTGGACTTTATGTGTACTAGAGAATCTATCTGTGGTGATTCGCCCCACTGGAACTAGAGTTTTCTCATTCCTCGCTTCTCAGTTTGCACAATATAAAACTGGGAGAAAGAAATTCTTAGATCATGAAAGTATTAACTGTTGAAACTGATACTCAGATATGCCTTGAGCCAGCAGGCCTCTGGCTCATCCCATGGAATTTACAAGTTCTCTGATGACATGAACTACAAACTGAATGACATTCTGTGAtagcaatttttttgttttctgtgcctgAACTCTTCCTACTTTTCACACCCAGTTTACTCATGAAACTGCCTTTCACAGTATTCAACCCCCTTCCTTTCCAAATCTCAAGCATAAAACTTCTTTTGCTTCACCTTCGGCTTGGAAGGTCAATGACTGTGCTCTCTAGAGAATTGAGACAGGAAGGAAATGGGCTAAACAatctttttattgctatttaCTATTAAGGCCGATCAAAACATAGCAATGTGATTCGACTTGAAaactcttcccttttctattcGATTAACTTCACTCTCACATCGTTGGTTTTCCTCAGCATTCAAACAACAAACCCAGAAACCAAATGGAGAGAGACAAAGTGTTACTCTGAGGTAACAAACTGTATCTATCACAACATGACTGTATCAAGTATGTGCTGCTTCCAAAAGGTAGGCATCACCTTactttctcttgttctttgaTATGACATAATACTAGTGCAACAGTATTTATCGTTAAATAGTAGTAAATCCATTCATGTGTGCACTCATACATTCagtcaaaatatattaattactaCTCTGTGCCGAGAAATGCTATATTTGCTAGAGATGAAGCAGTGAATAAGAAGAATGCCATGCTTTCAAGGAGCTTACATTTATTAAGGAAATAGACCCTTATTGATATACTGCCTACAATCGTGATAAGTACTGTGAAGAAGATTAAAGAACAGGATGGTGAATAGTAAGAAATGGTAGGTACTCTACTATATAGTGTATTACTTTCCTATTGCTACTATAACAAGTCACCAaaaattagtggcttaaaataacaaccaTGCCTTTTACACAAGGCAGTGTGTTAGGCATTAGACACCTCAAGAAGGATACATGAGTTGTGGTCTCATGGAAACGGAAGTCCACTGAGGTCAGGGCTTGGGTGACTTTGGGATGTTGTCGTCAGGGTATTtctaaatcaaaaccaaaatctTTATCCTGTAAGTATATAAGCTCACCCCTCACAAACtgagattttaatatatatattttgtttatatataatcCTGTTTATATTTTAGATTAGTGGATTTGAAGCACAACAAATCCAAATTTAACTGTGTCCTAGAAAAATAGGAATAACTTCTTGAAAATGAcaagaatttatttgttttttaatgaaatatttttaatgccatAAAGAAACCTGTTAGTAAAACCAGActgtaaaatacaaatttatagtTTTCGTAGCTCAGAAATaagctcaatttaaaaaaaaaaatggatgtgaAGGGAaatttgtgtgttccttaatgaCCCACTTCTTCTTCTGCAAGGCTCCTTACTGTAACGGGAACATCACATCATGGGAGGATATTAGAACTACGCAGGGTTGAGTTCCAATGTAATTCTGCCCTAGCTCTGCCGTATATTTTGCCTATCTGCaacaaaccatttaaaaaatgaacacaacaGAGTTCACATAATTTTCCCATGGACCgtttggagaaaaaaggaaaaaattggagTTCTTCTCAATTTAAGTACCATAGATTTCATATAATATATGTGAACTGACGTGATATTGAAGGACAAGAGTCAACAACACCAGGACCCATGAGAAACAAGTATGACTTcaagaagatggcagtgagatttCTAGTAACAGCTTTATCCATCAAGCTCATAATAGAAAACTATAGGGAATGGCATTACCAAGGATCAAGGTATAATTTTCTCTCATGCTGTTAGAATTACAGCTAGAACACAGATTCCTTCTGTCACTAAATGCTGGGCTTTGATACCCTTCAATGTAATCTTCCTGATAAGATAAGAGGCTGCTTTAGAATACCAGTGGGCACGAGAGTTCTCTTAGGGAAACAAATACCCGAATCACATTATAACACTGTAGAGTATGCTCAAATGCAATTTTGCCAACTTTTCCAACTTTGAGATTAATATCTTGAAATCACAGGATGAAAAAAAGGTATTTGTATGAAACATACGAAATTCatttacagtaatttatttttggtttatgaCTCCAAAGAGacatttgaaaatacagaataatGAGTGATCAAGGACACAGTTAGTGCTCAGGATGTTGGTGAGAGAAATCCTAAAGTGTATATAGCATTTGTCCTTGTAGTGAAAAGTGAACCCAACCAAATGCCCATCAAAACAGTGAGTGATTTTCAATGTAATGACCTTGCCATACTGTAGGTGCATAGTTGTTAACCCGACTTGTATTCCCTATGTGCTCTCATGCAGCATTGCCCACAAAATACTGTTATGATAAcataatatttagaaatgaattcattttaattattatatattattaataatatataatataatatatattatatattataatatatattatatattattatatattttactgttcatagtattGCTCATGTTATTTTAGagtattatatacaaataaatatataactggTTGTTACATGaactatgttatatatatatataaatttgtaagTATATAAACTTATACTTTAATATAATGTACACTGAACGGTTTATGATTAAAATAGTCtacaagataaaaaaagaaatgacaaacagAAAATTTAACAAAGCAGAATTCACAGACAAAATATCTAAAAACCGACTATCAACAACAACATTGACACACTGAAAAACCCAAAACTGTATAGCCTAGATAGGCTGACTTCAAAGCAAAGCATGCTGATTTGAAGACTATTTTATGCAGGCACACCAGAGTTGCGGTGGGAAGAACTGACAGCTTGTCACGGCAAAAATAGTCTtctgcttttgacccagcaattccgctgctgggattatactctaagaactctgaaacaccaatccaaaagaacctatgcaaccccaatgttcatagcagcacaatttacaatagccaagtcctggaagcaacctaagggcccatcagcaaatgagtggatccaaaaaccatggtacatttacacaatgcagttcaacgcagcagagagaaagaaggagcttataccctttgcaatggcatggatggaactggagagcattatgctaagtgaaataagccgggtggtgaggaacaaataccatatgatctcacctttaactggaacatagtcaacaaaagaaaaaagcaaacaaaatataaccagagacattgaaattaagaacaatgtaacaatagccagaggggagtggggagggaatagtggggagaggggtctctaggagctaccataaaggacacaaggacaaaagcaagggggagggggaggtgggagatggaggtgggactggctggggtgggtggagggatcggtagaaaatgcagacaattgtaactgaataaaaaaaacaaaaaagcaaaaacattcttGTGCTCAGGGAATCCAGTGTCTGTGTGCACGCCCAGGATGGTTAGCGATAGGGCGTAGTGACAGTTGGGGTGGattgaaaataattcttaaaataccactagtggaatcataaaataaaactagatggAAAAGATTTCCAGAAACTATTATTATGTAAGATTGGAATGAAATCATTTTCCTTGTAATACAGCTAAAATGCATTATAGTTCTCAGATATCCCATTTTCCATAAATATACAAGTAGCTTTAGACTCTATATAAACCAAGTATAATCTACATAAAATGCAGACATTCtcaaatacacaaatattaattATGGATACTGGGGAAAATTCTGCCCTTGTcacaaaataagaacatttaaaaaaaataaaccactggTTTGGAAATTATCTGGCATTTTGAGGAACAGCAGTGAAATCATAATAGCTGGTAACAGATTCTTACAGTGTGGTGATAACAGGAAATAGCAAAAGCCTAAATAGACCCACATTATCACTTCCTAAACATACTCACTACTCAGAAAAGTCGAAAGCAGAGAATCTAGAGAAGACCATGGTATCATGATACTTTAAAGGACTTATCGCTGAGGGTAGAGACTTTTTgtgtctgctttccttccttttggtGACACAACCTGTGTCCCTCGGTATAGATGGAATCTCAGAAGTCCACAGGTTGGATCCTTAACATCTTCTCAGGTGTCTTGGGACTGGGGCTAATCAGAGTAGCAGGTCCTCTTAACAGTTACTCAATAGATGCCTGTGCTTTCACTTTAGTAAAAGGTACCCCTTTTATACatcatacaattttaaaaatgaacgtGTTCTCTAAAAGTCAAACAGCTCGGGTGAAGCACAACACAGAGACTAAATGCCATTGCAAGAGCTAAAGAAGTGTGTTCCAGTGCCATGCACGCTGCTCAGACAGGTGTCCGGGTGTTCTGATGGTGGAGGAAGTGAGGCTGTGCTCTCTGCTTTAAAGTGGGGACATCCACGCATGACTAGCTACCCCACTGATCCATTGTAACATTCATGTAGCTTATGCATGACATCACACCCCGAATATTTTAGCAATCATTCACATGAAAGTGCTATGATTACACACACGCATAGAATTAATTGAAGTGTATGCTCTCCTTTGGGAGAACTtatataaaatgcatgttttcCTTCCATCTAATAATTCAACAGGCATCATAGATCTGTGGACAGTGTGGAAATTTTGCATGTATCTCACATAGGTTTTTAGctttctatgtaattttatatttccttctcttccatcgtacaaataatataaacattGTGTGTTTGGAAAGGGTGGCAGATGGATGTGTACAGTTCTGCTGTTAAATTCATTAGGATGTCTTAGGTATTTTAGGATAATAGTAGAGTAAGTTAGAACATATGCAGATAAATAAAGTGTGAAATCCTGGGTCAATCCAAATATTGTACAAAAATTTAAAGGATTATGACATTATTATACGGTTGTGAAAATACTGATAAAACATTAACATGTCTTTAGATACAAAATGAAAGATGTTACCAGATCGTAAGATAAAAATCTTACTTAGAACCAATAGAAAAGTATCAGTTATAAGTTATGGCATGACTTCTCCACCATACTTAACAGTGTTTG from the Desmodus rotundus isolate HL8 chromosome 5, HLdesRot8A.1, whole genome shotgun sequence genome contains:
- the LOC128780834 gene encoding olfactory receptor 5J3-like; translated protein: MPGWNHTAVKEFLLVGLTENPNLQIPLFLLFNLIYFTTLVGNWGMIALIGLNAQLHTPMYFFLSNLSFCDICYSTVLTPKMLVTFLSEHKSSTFSGCVLQSFLFAVYATMEAILLSVMAYDRYAAIASPLLYTVIMTQKVCVQMVLASYLGGLVNALTHTIGLLQLDFCGPNIVNHYFCDIPPLLKLSCSDAHNNEMLLLIFSGIIAVFTFIIVMVSYIRIIVAVQRIRPAEGRCKAFSTCVSHLTAVTLFYGSGTFSYIQPSSQYSLEQEKVSSVFYTLVIPFLNPLIYSLRNKDVKEAAKKSICGKMLQFDSILSTFFFLT